The genomic segment tctctcgctcttgcTCGGCACCAGGTCTTATCACCCAATGGCCCCCTTACCCCTTAAAGATCATGTTTTTGATCTCAGATATTTAATTCCTCCTATTCTTCTCTTATTGTTCCGAGAACATGTAAGAGAATTGTTGCAAATTAGTAGTCATCTATATTTTTCAATCCGTAGGCTTAAACCATTAGTATGCAGCCCTAATCTTGTAACAAATTGGGGGTGAAGTGGCGTATTCTTCCAGATTAGGGCTTTGTAGTGATGCTCGAGCTCTTATTCTGGAATTTGCAAGCATTTCGATTCTTCTtttctggcttttttttttttttgtaatatcAAGCATTTAGCTATAAATTCTTGCCAATTATGACATCTCTGCAGTGCTCGCCCTTTATTTTTGCTTAGcacttatttttcaagaataaaagACTGTGAACTCACAGCTTCGCGGACTTTGAGCAGCGATATTGATGGAAGGCAATTAGTTAGCGGTGAGATAGAAAAGAGGAACGATAGAATAGCAGTTTCTTCATTGAGATCTGATCCTGTCGGCAAGCTTGTCAACAAGAAGAGGAGTTATGCTCAGTATCATTTAGAATTGGGACAGTCCGATTTCCTCCTGCACACTTGCTCCGTTTGTGGTCTGACATATGCTCGTGGTGATGAGGGGGATGAGAAGGTTCACAAGACCTTCCATAAGAGCTATTATGAGGGGATCCAATTTAAGGTGCTTGTTCTTTCACTAAATTTCCATGTTTGGTAGCCAGGATTTTTTCTAGTGTCGTTTGTTATGTTTGACTTCTGCGATGCAGGGTTGGCGCAGTGAAAGAGTGGTCTCTAGACCTAGCTGCAATGGAGACCGCATCTTGTTGGTGTTGGATTCTGATCCCCCAGCTCAAAAGCGCAAGGTTTTGGTCTATTTTTCCCACTATTCTTTATAGGATTTACAAAATATTTGTCAGGAGGAATGAAAAAGTAGAGATGTTACTTTGTTCTGCTAGCGGAATTTTGAAGTTATGTTTGATATTAGGTACAAAAATTTGTCCAATGATTACAGTAATTGATCCCATCCTGCTCAAATATGAATAGGTTCAAGAGATCATTAAGATGATGGAGAAAGAGCTTGGGTTCGGCGATGACcagcttcttcataagctgTGCGAGGTAATATGGCCTACAGAGAAAGCAAAGGGATGTAAAGTAGCACTTGTAATTTAAGTAGGTTAATTTTTGTCTCCACAATAATTTCCTTCTCTCCGGTGTAGGTATACCTGTTTATTTCACGTCAAAGGATTGTTGGTTGCCTTGTTGCTGAACCGATAAAAAAAGCACATAGAGTTATTTCTAGCTCTTCCTCATGTGAAGATTCTGATGATATATCGCACAAGTTGGCAGTGGCTGATACCGAGTCGATGAGACCAAAGCCAACCATACAATTTGGAGGTTTTAGTTTTAAGAGGGAAGTCATTAAAAGTTGTTCAGCTCGTAGCTCCAAGGTGGATCAATGGGATAGTGGAGCTATCCGATGTGAGGAGGAAGCTGTGCTAGCTGTTTGTGGCTTTAGGGCTATTTGGGTTGTACCATCCCACAGAAGGAAGGGAATTGCCTCACAACTATTAGATGTGGCAAGGTAATGTGCACTGAAATTACAGGAAGCAAACATTCCTTAGATTCATACTATTAACGAAATCTCAGTGGATGCCCAACCCTTCCTCtatcttagaaaaaaaaaa from the Phoenix dactylifera cultivar Barhee BC4 chromosome 14, palm_55x_up_171113_PBpolish2nd_filt_p, whole genome shotgun sequence genome contains:
- the LOC103714315 gene encoding protein CHROMOSOME TRANSMISSION FIDELITY 7; translated protein: MPLCSSLAVPRCSSPSSSPSSPTPHATIILPPAAPFFFAACRHHPLPSAATAFLLQTAATAHCSPTSLCLALHRGGGKTVEVDRSRKRRRPWIRLIQSAGPAAGRKNSAKREEIENRRYQEFSVSDGMPQAKISTFFKPSSSHIPPVLPPPPPPLEIPVTYTRRHPNPETKSDIDGRQLVSGEIEKRNDRIAVSSLRSDPVGKLVNKKRSYAQYHLELGQSDFLLHTCSVCGLTYARGDEGDEKVHKTFHKSYYEGIQFKGWRSERVVSRPSCNGDRILLVLDSDPPAQKRKVQEIIKMMEKELGFGDDQLLHKLCEVYLFISRQRIVGCLVAEPIKKAHRVISSSSSCEDSDDISHKLAVADTESMRPKPTIQFGGFSFKREVIKSCSARSSKVDQWDSGAIRCEEEAVLAVCGFRAIWVVPSHRRKGIASQLLDVARKSFYNNKLLDHSQCAFSPPTSGGKALASSFSSSNSFLVYMAEDV